GGAGGCAGCATCGTCAACATCTCAACCTTCGCTGCACTCGAGCCCGAGGGGGCCTTTCCGGTGTCCAGCAGCCTCCGGGCGGCGCTCGCAGCTTTCACGAAGCTGTTCTCCGACCAGTACGCGGCCGACGGGATCCGGATGAACAACATACTTCCCGGCTTCATCGACAGTTACCCGCAATCCGCCGAGCACACCGCCCGTATCCCGACCGGAAGGTACGGACGTGTGTCGGAAGTCGCCAAAACAGTAGCGTTTCTCCTGTCGGACGATGCCTCCTACATCACCGGTCAGAACGTGCGCGTCGATGGAGGGATGTCCAGGTCCCTGTGAGAGTCCAGGTAGTCCGCAGCGAACGCCGCCACAAGACGGTTCAGGCCCGGGTGGTCGATGGCGTCCTGCGCGTGGCAATTCCTGCCGGTATGAGCTCTGTTGAAGAGGAACATTGGGTGGTGGAGATGCAGCGGCGGGTTCTGAACCGGGCCGATTCTCGCCATCCCGACTTGGTGGCCCGAGCCTCGAGGCTGGCCGGGCGCTTCGGGCTTCCCCAACCCGCCTCCATCGAGTGGTCCGCCCGCCAGACAACGCGCTGGGGATCCGCGTCGATCGCGTCTCGAAAGATCCGGATTTCCGAGCGCCTCGTCGACTATCCCCGCTGGGTGCTCGACTACGTGATCGTTCACGAACTCGCCCATCTCAAGGAAGCCAATCACTCCCCCGCCTTTTGGCGACTGGTCCGGCAGTATCCCCAGGCGGAAAGGGCGCAGGGTTATCTCATAGCCAAGGCCGAGCAGGCCTAATCTGGCGAGATGTGTCGCAGTATCAAGACCCTCCGCCCGCCCATGACGACCGACGCGACGAGCGAAGATACGAGGGCAGCAGCTCTGCAATACGTTCGCAAGGTGACCGGATTCCGGGACCCGTCGAAGGCCAATCATGACGCGTTCTGGTCGGCCGTCGACGAGGTCGCCCGCGCCACGCAGCAAGTCCTCGATGATCTAGTGATCCGCAGTTCCCAAACACGGATCGAGCGATCTGTCGGGTAAGCTCGCCGTTCCGATGACCGATCCACACCGCCATATTGAAGACGAAACCGTTGTCTCCCTCGCGGAGCGAAACACGCGCGCGGACTTCGAACGACGGATCAACGAGCTCGAAGACGAGGTAGAGCTTCTGACCAAGGAACGCGACAAGGCTCTGAGGAAGCTCGAAAAGGACGATCAGCTCCGTCCCTATCAGGTTGAGCTGCTCAAGCTCCAGAACCATCTGGAAGCCAATGCGGAGCGCATGATCGTTGTGTTCGAGGGCCGCGACGCCGCCGGCAAGGGTGGGACCATTCGCAGAGTCACCCGCTACATGAACGAGAAGCGGTACCGCGTGGTCGCCTTGGGCAAGCCAACAGAGGAGCACCGAACCCAATGGTATTTCCAGCGTTATGTGACCCAGTTCCCGGCCGGCGGTGAGATGGTCTTGTTCGACCGCTCCTGGTACAGCCGGGCGATGGTCGAGCCGATATTCGGATTCTGCACCGACTCCGAGTACCGGGCGTTCCTGACCGGGGTCACGGGCTTCGAGAAGGATCTCGTTCGTCAGGGAACGATCCTCGTCAAACTCTACTTCTCGGTGTCGAAGGAGGAACAGGCCCGGCGCTTCGCCAGACGCCTGAACGACCCGCTGCGGCAGTGGAAACTCAGCGAAGTGGACCTCCAGGCCCAAGACCACTGGGACGACTTCACAGACATGAAGTACGAGATGCTCAAGCAGACTTCAACCGCTACCGCGCCGTGGACGATCATCCGTTCGGGAGACAAGCAAGCGGCGCGCGTCAACGCGATGCGGGTGATCTTGAACTCGGTTCCCTATGAGGCGCGCAACGCCGACCTCGACTTCACGCCGGATTCCGATGTCGTCATCTCCGGAGCTCGCGAACTCGAGTTGATGGAGGCTCAACGGATCCGCGTCGGTCGATTCACCAACTGAGAGACGAGAAATCGTATCCGGCTCCGGTCAGGTCGACCGAGACCTCCCAGAGCCGGCGCGCCGTGTTCTCATCGTGGGACCTCCTGCTCGACTCCACGATCGTGGCAGATCCGGCCAGACCACGCCGCGGCCCGTAGTAGGTGCCTGTTTGCGCATCCGGGTCGGTAGCGGCTCGCAGCTGAGGTAGGGCACCGCGCGCGGCAGATTGGGCAAAGCGACGCGCCCCTCTCCAGAATCTCTCAGCCTTTCCCCGTTCCCGGGCCGAACGTAGCTGCAGATTCGTGGCGGCGTATCCCGGGTGGGCGGCCATGCTGAGCAGTCGAGCATCGACTGCACGTGCTCTTCGGGCGAGTTCGTAGGCGAAGTACAGGTTTGCCAGCTTCGACTGGCCGTAGGCCGACCAGGGACCGTACCGTCTGGCGCCCTGCAAATCGTCGAAGCGAATCTGTCCCATCCGGTGCATGTCGCTGCTGACCGTCACTACCCGGCCCCCACCATCGGCGAGCAGTTGCGGCAGCAGATGGCCCGTCAGAGCGAAGTGTCCAAGATGGTTGATCCCGAGCTGCCGATCGAACCCGTCGACGGTGCTCTGCCGGGGCACGGCCATGATGCCCGCGTTGTTGACAAGGAGGTCGATCGTCGGATGGACTGAGAGGGCACGGGCGAAACGCCGGACCGATTCGAGGTTGCCCAGGTCCAACTCGACCACACTGAGCCGGGAATGCGCCGCCAGACCGGTTATCGCCGACGCGGCGGTGAGACCTGCGTCGACCCGCCGGACGGCCATGATCACATGCGCTCCCCGCTGGAAGAGGACCCGTGATGTTTCAAACCCGAGTCCCGAGTTTGCCCCGGTGACAACAGCCGTCTTGTGGGACTGATCCGGTACGTCTGCTTCAGTCCAGCCGCCTTGTCGAGCTGCCACTTGGTGATCCTCTGCATGCATCGCGATACCCGTTTCGTCCCGCATTCTGACACGGATGGACTTCCTCAAGAAAAGAGGAGTGGAGCCGATGCTCTCACTACGATCAACGTTGATCGAGGGAGGCGGGCGCCGTACAACGACGGCGCCCGGGTCCGGGCGTGGGGTTGGAACACGCGGGAAGAGGACGACTGAATGCCGCCGCAGGGCAATGGGCCTGAAGAGCATGGGACAGCCGGGGTGCCGGCCGATGATCCGTGGCCGGGTCCGCAGGACGCCGTCGACGGCCCCGGACACGGTGAGGGAAACGACCAGACTCCGCTGGGTCATGATGAGCTGGTGGCGCTGCGATCCAGCCGCCACGTCGCGCGACGGCCCCGGCGGCGCAAGAGATGGCCCTGGGTGTCGGCGATCGTGGTGTTGCTGGCCGGTTTCGCTGCATATGCGGTCTACACATACGCGTGGCCGTACGCACAGGACTTTCTCATCTCGCGCAACGTTTCGAGCGCGGCCGCCGGTTATCCGGACCTCACGACCAGTTTCTCGGACGGTGTCGCCACGGTCGCCGGGGAGATCGGGACTGCTGCAGACGCCGAGTTGCTGATCGAGGCCATCGGCGGGATAGACGGCGTGGAAGAAGTAGAGGTCGATCTGACGGTTCGATCTGAGACGTTGCCGAGATCCCTGGAGGAAACGATCGTCGATGCTCTGGCCGACGTCGGGATAACCACCGTGACACCGATCGTCGCCGGTTCGCGGGTCACCCTGGTGGGTAGCGCCGCCGACTCTGCGATGGTCGATCTCGCCTCGACGGTGGTAGTCGGAATCGACGGCGTCTCACAGGTCCTGAACCGGGTCGTCGTTGCGGCGGACGCCGCATCTGCCGTCGGTGAAGTCCTCCGGGCGGCAGGATTCTCGACGGTGGTTGTGGTCGTCAGAGGCAACGTCGCCGTTCTGACCGGCACCGTCGATGCAGATGAGGATGCGCTGGCGGCCGCCGATCTCGTATTGAGCCTGGCCGGTATCGAGAAGGTGGACAACAGGCTCATCGTCGGTCCCACTACCGGATCGACTCTTGTCGGCGCACCTACCGGAACGCCTGATGCCCTCGTTTCGTCGGCTCTGACCGATGCCGGTTTCGATGGTGTGTTCGTCACGTTCGACGGAGCAACCGCCTACCTCGACGGTGTTGTGCCGATTGGCGTGTTGGAGGAAGGCTACTTCGCATTCGTGGAAGAGGTTCGTGTGATCGTGGAGAACTTCGGAGAACCCGAGACCGTGGTGAACCGGCTGCGTCTGCGCGGCAACGAGCAGGACCTGCGAGCGGAGTTGAAGGAGCTTCTCGATGCAACTCCGATCGTGTTCCTCAGCGGTTCTTCGGACCTGACGTTGGACGGCGAACGAGCATTGGAAGAGGCAGCACGAATCATCCTCTCTCAGCCGGGCCTGCAGGTATTCATAGCGGGCCATACCGACGCCAGCGGAAGTGCCGACGCCAACGAGCAACTCGCCAGACAACGAGGCGGCGTGGTCTTCGAGCAGCTGGTCGCTCTGGGTGTTCCTGCCAACCGTTTGGCAGTCGTCTCCTACGGTGAGTTGTTCCCCGGCGAAGGTTCCGCCGAGGCCGATCGGCGAATCGAGTTCGAGGTGGGACCATGAGGACTCGACTGTCATCAGCATTGGTCATGCTTATCCTCACCGCATCGTGCACTGGGACGGAATCCGATTCGTCCTCATCGACGATCGGGGCGACTACCACATCGTCGCCCCCCGTTTCGACGACGACCGTCCCGGTCTTCCCTGATCCTGTACTAGCCCCGGCTCTGACGGATGGTGTGACCGCAACGGACGAAACCATCTACGTCGGAGTGCTGGCCGATTTGACCGGCCCGTTCTCGGGAACCGTTGTGGATGTCGTAGACGCACAGCTTGCTTTCTGGAGCCGGCTGAACGACGAGGGTGGCATCGGTGGCCGGCAGGTAGAAGTGCTGATCGCCAACACCGGATACGACCTGGCGACTCACGTGGAGAAGTACGCCGCTCTGAAGGATCGAGTCGTGATGTTTGCCCACTCGACGGGGTCGCAACAGACTCTTGCCGTACTTCCCAACCTCGTCGAGGACAACCTGCTTGCTCTCCCGGTGACCTGGTATTCGGGATGGTCTGACCCGGTACTCGGGCGCAACCTCCTCGAGACCGGTTCGAACTATTGCATGGAGGCCATCAACACGATCTCATACCTCGCCGACCAGCACGGCGCCACCGCCGGTGATGCCATGAAGATTGCTCTGGTCACCTTTCCAGACGATTTCGGCCGCGATTCGGCCGCCGGCGTGCGCTACGCAGCCGAGCAACTCGGAGTCGAGATCGTCTACGACGGCGAAGGAACGGTCATACCGGGCCAGGACCTACGGCCGGTAGCGGCAGAGATTGCCGCCAGCGGAGCCGATTACACCTGGATGGCTACCGACCCCGTCTCCTTGGTCGAGATCGTCGGCACGGCCCTTCAACTGGGTTACACGGGCCGGTGGGGAGTGGCGATGGTCTCATTCTCCGACCGGCTGCTCTCAACCGCGCTCGGCGAGTACATGGCAGACAACATGTTCATGTCCACCCTGATATTGCCGCTGGGAGCCGAGGCGGACGGCATGCAGGAAGTCGTGGCAGTGCTCACCGATGCCTACCCCGACCGCTACCCGTCGACCGGACTCATAGAGGGATACCTCGAGTTCGTCGTGGCCAAGACGGTTCTGGAACGTGCAACCGAACTCGGTGATCTGACCCCCGGCGGCGTCGTTGCGGCAGCCGGCCGGATCGGCTCCCTTTCGTACGGTGGCCTTGCGCCCTCGAACATCTACAGCGGAGATGCCGCATCGACGGTTACACGGGCTACCGCGATCTACAGGCCGGACAAGGCGCTCTTCGATGCGCAGGGCGGCCTCGAAGCCACCCTCGCGGCCGGGGCAGTGTCTCCCCTCTCCCCTATTCGTGGATTCACCGCATCACCGCTCGCCGCGGACTACGACTTCCAGGGACCCTGCTTCGTTTTCCCGACCGGCTAGCTGCTAGTTGAGGCCCGGGTCTTCGGGCAACGTGGCGAAGAGTGCCAGCTGTCCACCCTGGCGCCTCAGGACGGTGGACCAGAGATCGCCGGAATCCGGAACGAAGGGATCGTCCGGTAGGCAGTCGACGACCCACCAGGCGCCCTCGTTGATCTCTCCTTCGAGTTGTCGCGGCGCCCACGCCGCGTAGCCGCTGAACACGCGGATTCGCTCGAAGGTCACGACCGCCGGATCGAGGTCCAGATCGATGAGCTGAATGTCTTCCATTATCAGCGCACTCAGGTCGCCGGTCGAGTGCGGTCCGTTGGCCACGGCCAGGGCGACCTCCGGTTGAACCGGCCCGCCTGAGAACACCACCGGCGGATCAGCGACGAGATACTCCCATTCCTCCAGGTAGTCGGCGACGGGGATCTCGAGCGGACGGTTCAACACGACGCCGAGTGCCCCGTCTTCATCGTGTTCGATCATGAGCACGACCGTCCGGTAGAAGTTGGGATCGAGCAGTGAGGGCGTAGCGACGAGCAACCTGCCGGCCAGTGTCTCCGTCATTCGAACAGTCTTCCCTGCGGTTCGGGACGCAAGATGCGGTGGACTCCATTCCACGGGATCGCATCCATGAATGCCCAGCTGCGCCGATGGATGGTCGACGGCCCGAGGATCTGTAGCGCTGCCTTGTGGATCGGACACGGGTAACCCTTGTTCCCCGCGAAGTTGAAGGCGGGGAAGTGTGCGTCCTCGTTGCGCATTATGCGATCCCTGGTGACCTTGGCAACGATGGAGGCCGCCGCGATGGTGAGCGAAGTGGCGTCTCCCTTTATCAAGGTGCGCGTGCGCCCGTTGCCGACGAAATCCCAGTTGCCGTCCACCAGAACTCGATCTGCACTGACCCCCAGTCCACTGAGAGCTCGGCGGGCTGCGAGGCGTTGCGCCTCCGACATGCCGAGCCTGTCGCACTCCTCGTGGGTAGCGTGTCCGATCGACCAGCGGTCGACCCATTCGACTATCCGGTCGAACATCGCTTCGCGTTCGTCCTCGGTGAGCATCTTCGAGTCACGGACCTTGTAGACCCTTCGATCCGGCGGAAGCACAACAGCACCGATGGTCAAGGGGCCTGCCCATGATCCCCTACCCACTTCGTCCATTCCGACGACGATTCGATCGCCTTGCGCCCAGAACCTTCGCTCTACATCGAGAGACGGCGAACTGGAACGAATACTGGGTCTGAGGCGAGGCACGGTGTCGGTCACCTGCCAAGGTTACAGCGAGCCCGATCGCATGCCGCGAGATCCCGGTCAGTGCAGGGGACTGATATTGGTCGACAGCGACTCCTCGCCGCGATCGACCAGCGGGGCGGGGGTCTTCTAGACGCTCGGGCCTGCAACGGCGGATCTCAGCCAGCCGACGATGTCGGCCACGACCTCCGGGCCCTCCGGTTCGTTCAGTGGTTCATGGCGAAGCTTCGGATAGAGGCGGCGCTCTACGCCGGGCAGATCGGCCAGAGGTGCCGAGATCGACGGCGGTACTACATCGTCCGCGCCCCCATGGATGACCAGCGTTGGAACCGATAGATTCCCGAGCCGGCGTCGAACCCTGTTCCCGGCTTCGAACAGCTCGGCGCCGAGGCGCGCAGTTGTCTTGGTGGAAACGAGAGGGTCCGCGAAATACGCCTCGCCGACCGCCGGATCCCGGGATAGTTGCTCCCCGGCGATCGCCGTCGGAATGCCGAGTTTCGGGACGAACCGTCCCAACACGGGTGCCAGGGCGCGCTGCCAGGCCTTTCCGCCCCCAAGTCCGGGAGCGCTGGCCACGGCGAAATCAGGTGCAGGCCGGTCCGAGGTCAGATAGTCGAGAACTATGAGACCTCCGAGCGAATGGCCGAGCAGGACGACCGGTAGGCCCGCAACGCGAACCGCGGCCAGTTCCTCCTCGACTTCGTCGAGATAGTCGGAGAATTGATCGACGTGGCATCGGTCGCCTGCGGACGATCCGTGGCCGCAGAGATCGAAGCTGTACACGGTCAGGCCCGCCTCGGCCAGCAAGCCGCCGGTGCGCTCGTAGCGGCCGCTGTGCTCGGCGAGGCCGTGGACGATCAAGACGGTTGCCCAGGGCTCTGTGGCTTGCCAGGTGCGACGAAGCCGCTGGTGCGAAGCGATCTGTACTGTTTCGACCTTCGATGGTTCAGTCATCGTCATCCCTCCATGACACGCGTAGGTGTCGGGCAGCAGATGCCTCATCCGGCCGCCCGACGGGTGTCCGCACCGGAGCGGCATGCAGAGCGTCGGGGTCCGAGCCCGCCGTTGCGGCGATCGCCAGCAGTGCTTCGGCCAGAGCATCCATCGTTTGCAGGCTTTGGGTCTCCGTCGGTTCGATCATCAGGGCTTCGTCGACGATCAGCGGGAAGTAGACGGTCGGAGCATGGAATCCTTCGTCCATGAGAGCCTTGACGATGTCCATTGCGCGGATTCCGGTTTCTCTCTTGAGGGTCTTCGCAGAGGCAACGAACTCGTGCATGCACGGCGCTTCGTATGGAAAATCATACGGCCCGCGAATGAGCTCCTCGAGATAGCGAGCATTGAGTACGGCCATTTCCGAAACGCGCCGCAACCCGTCCCCGCCGAGCGCCTTCATATAGGTGAGCGCCCGAAGAACCACCCCGAAGTTGCCGTGCTTGCCGTGCACACGGCCGATGCTCTTCTCCGGCATCACCCAGCGGAAGGCACCGTTCGGGCCGACTTCCGGAAGGGGGCCTGGGAGGAAGGGAACCAAGTTGTCGTGTACTGCAACCGGACCGGCGCCCGGGCCGCCTCCACCGTGCGGCGTAGCGAATGTCTTGTGGAGGTTCGAGTGCACGATGTCGAACCCCATCAGTCCGGGTTTGGCAATGCCCATGATTGCGTTCAAGTTGGCACCGTCGTAGTAGACGAGGCCTCCTGCCTCATGGACGGCATCGGCCACCTCGATGATGTCGGCCTCGAAAAGGCCCAGAGTGTTCGGATTGGTGATCATCAACCCTGCGACCTGATCGTCGAGGAGCCCGCGCAGCGCGTCGACGTCCACCATCCCCCGGTTGTTGGAAGGTACCTCGATCGTCTCATACCCGCCGAGGGTCACCGAGGCGGGATTGGTCCCGTGGGCGGCGTCGGGTATCAGGATCTTTGTCCTGTGCTGCCCTTTGTCTTCGTGATACGCCCGCATGATGAGAAGACCGGTCAACTCCCCCGATGCTCCGGCCGGAGGTTGAAAGGTTGCACGCTCCATGCCGGTTACCTCGCACAGGAAGCGTTCCGCTTCCACGAGCACCGCCAGCGCTCCTTGTGATGAGCTCTCAGGTGTCGCCGGATGGAGATCGCGGAATCCCGGGTACTCGGCGGCCCAATCACAGATCTTGGGGTTGTACTTCATCGTGCAGGATCCGAGAGGATAAGCACCGAGGTCGACCGAGAAGTTGCGATGCGACAGGCGCGTGTAGTGCATTACGAGATCATGCTCACTCACTTCGGGCAGCGGCAAGGTGCCCTCGGCCTGCTCGGGCAATGCCAGGTCGACCTCGGGTACGTCGAGCGGCGGAAGCGACCACGAACGGCGTCCCGCTACAGACATCTCCATCAACGTTGGTTCTTCCGATCCGCCGACGAGCGGCGACGAGGCTGCCGAACCACCTGGTCTAGACACTGTCGATCACCTCCTCGAGCGCCTCCACATAGGCGTCTATCTCATCCTTGGAACGCTTCTCGGTAAGGGCAATGAGCATTGCGTTCCCGAGATCCGGATAGTCGGCCGTCAGGTCTATACCTGCCAGGAACCCGCGGGCGGCCATCGCTTCGATGACCAGCGACGGTGCGACCGGAAGCGTGATCGCGAACTCGCGTACGTACGCGGCGGGGATCGCCATTCGCACTCCCGCGATCGATGAGAGCCGCGCTGCCATGTAGCGGGCTTTCTGGGCCGATAACCTGCCGACCTCAACGAGGCCGTCCGGACCGAGCCAGGCAAGTTGAATTGCGACTCCGACCGCGTTGAGTGATTGGTTCGTGCAGATGTTCGACGAAGCCTTCTCTCTTCGAATGTCCTGCTCTCTTGCCCTCAAGGTGAGAACGTACGCCAGCCTGCCTCGATCGTCGGTCGTCGTACCGACAAGTCGTCCCGGGAGGCGACGCGTGAGCTTCTCTGAGACCGCAAACAATCCGACGCCTGGCCCGCCGAATGTGAGAGGCCCGCCGAGCGGCTGCCCGTCGGCGATCGCAATGTCCGCACCGGCATCGCCGGGTCTACGCAGCACGCCGAGTGTCATCGGATCTACTGCAACGATGGCAAGGGCACCCTGGGTCTGGGCCAACCCGACGGCCGCCTCATACGACTCGATGACACCCAGGTAGTTCGGCTGGGCGAACACCACGGCGGCCGGAGGGCCGGCAGCAGTCGTTTGCCAGTCGGTGACGCCGTCGACGACCGGATGTTCGATGAGGGTGATCCCCCTGGCATGGGCAAACGTGGCGATCGTCTGTCGCGTCTGGGGAGCCACCGCGCGGGACACCCAAACGGTGTCCCGTCTGGTCGCCGCGATAGCCACGTTCACGGCTTCGATGGCGGCGCCTGCCCCGTCGTATACCGAGGCATTGGAAACATCCATTCCGGTAATAGTGCAGACCATCGACTGGAACTCGAAGAGGGCCTGCAGAACTCCTTGGCTCACCTCGGGCTGGTACGGCGTGTAGGAGGTGACGAACTCCGTACGGAGATTCAGAGATCGGACTGTCGGAGGAAGGTAATGGTCGTAGTTGCCTCCGCCTGCGAAGCAGATCAGGTCGTCGTTCTGATCTGCCAACGCCTTGATCGAAGCCATGAGCTCGGGCTCGCTCATTCCATCTGGGAGGTTGAGCTCTCCGACAACTCTGACCGGCGCCGGGAGGTGGGCGAACAGGTCGTCGACGTGTTGCAATCCGATCCGGTTGAGCATCGTCGCTATGTCGGCGTCTGTATGTGGTGTGAAATCCACTTCACTCCTTTCCTAGGAACGGCGGCTCAACCCGTCTGGCGGGATGCCATTTGCCCCGGATTTCGATTTCGAGCGGAACATGATCTGCGGGTGGGGGCGACAGGAAAGCCATGCCTATGCCGTAGCCCAGCGAAGGGCTGAAGTTCCCGCTCGCGACCGTCCCGGTCGATTTGCCGGCGCGAGCGCTGTAGCCGTGCCGGGGAATCTGCCTTCCCTCCATGGCGAAACCCACGAGAAGCTTCGGGAGCTCGTCCTTGATCACTGCGAGTGACTGGCGGCCGACGAAATCATGTTCCCAGTCGACTACCCATCCGAGATCTGCTTCGAGCGGACTCGTCTCCCGGTCCAGATCCTGACCCCACAGGGGGTAACCCATTTCGAGTCGCAGGGTGTCGCGCGCACCCAGCCCGCAGGCCTTGGCTCCGGCTGCGAGGAACTCTCGGAAGAGGGACTCACCCTGGTCCCGGTCGACCGCAATCTCACCGCCTGGTTCACCTGTGTATCCGGTGCCCGCCGCCCATGCCGGTTTACCCTCAAACGACCCGGTGACGACGCGGAAGCGCCCGGGTCGAACGCCGATGACGGATTCGATCAGATCCAGAGCGTTCGGACCCTGGACCGCCAGAAGTGCGGTCGACTCCTGCAGCGAGGTGATCGCGGCTCCGTGCGGTGCGGCAGCTGAAAAACGCCCGAGTATGGGGGCTTGATTGGCTCCATTGGGAATGACCCAGTAGTGCTCGTCATCCCATCGCCACACGATGATGTCATCTTCGACCCCTCCGCCTTCATTGAGCGCCATCGTGTACTGGGCGCGCCCGGGCGGGACCTTCGAGATGTCGTTGCAGAGGAGTCTCTGAAGTAGCTCCGTCGAACCCGGGCCGCTGAGGTCGAATCGCCCCAGATGTGACACATCGAAAACCCCGACATTCGACCGGACTGCGGCGTGTTCCGCCAACACTCCTTCATACTGGACCGGCATATCCCAGCCTGAAAAGTCGACGAACCTTGCGCCCAGGGACTCGTGCACGGCATGAAGCGGCGACCGTGGCATAACACCTCCGTTGAATACCGGACCGAGACTAGACGCGGCTCCGCAAGTCCACGACGTAGCGATCCTCTGGGTCAACCAGCTTCCGCGCCGGCCTCGTCAAGGCGGACAATCTCGGGCGGGCCCGGAATCCTGCTGGGTAGTGGAGATTCATCTAGCTGTCCCGGTTCCTCGAGGCCGTACTTGACGACCAGGTGGAGATAGTCCCGCTGGTACAGCACCTTGCATCGCACGTCGGGATGAAGTTCGAGCAAGCGTCGCACCTTTCGGTTCTTCTTCGTCACCAGCTTCTGACTCATCGTGGTGATCTCGATGAAGAGGTCCTCATCGGGTAGATAGAAATCGGGCGTGAAGAACTTGATCGGGTTGCCGGCGTCATCGAACTCGATGGCAAATGAACGAGGCTCGAATTCCCACGGCAACCCGTAGAAGTCGAGGAGCAACGCGAACTGCCGCTCACTGTTGTGAGCGAACAGAACGGAGTCTGCCGTCCGCGGCTCGGTGCCTTCCGGCGTTAGATCACTCAGGTGATGCCTGCCTCGGTGGCGTCCAGGTCGGCGGAGTACGCATCGACGTCCGGATACAGCTCATGGAGTTCTCCCTCGAGTTCCGCCTGCACCGGTCCGACTGCGATCCCGAAGACTCCCTGTCCCTTGCGGAACACGTCGACGACCTCCGCCGAACTGTGCGCAGCGAAGATGGTCTGGCCGTCCGAGAGCAGAGTCACGTCGCGCAGCGGCTGTTCGCTGCGGAGTTGGTCTCGGAGGATCTCCATCGCCTGACGAATCTTCTTGAGGCTCATGCCGGCATCCAGCAACCGTTTGATGACCTTCAGCTGTATCACATCGGTGAACGAGTAGAGGCGCTGCGAACCCGATCCCTGCGCGTTCTGTATGGAGGGTGTGATGAGGTTGGTGCGCGCCCAGTAGTCGAGCTGGCGATAGGTGATGCCAACCAGATTACAGACGTTTGGAGCTCGAAAGCCGTTATCGGTCACGATGCGTTTCCCTTCCTGTTGCCCAAGGTTACACGCCCGTAACTACCCCAGGGTGACTCAAGTTACCCGTACCGGCGCGCGGCGTCAACGATCGTTGGCAGTCTGTCCGACCAGCATCGAGTTCAGAGTGTCGATGTGTTCCCTTGTGCCGATGGCCAC
The genomic region above belongs to Acidimicrobiia bacterium and contains:
- a CDS encoding M48 family metallopeptidase; protein product: MRVQVVRSERRHKTVQARVVDGVLRVAIPAGMSSVEEEHWVVEMQRRVLNRADSRHPDLVARASRLAGRFGLPQPASIEWSARQTTRWGSASIASRKIRISERLVDYPRWVLDYVIVHELAHLKEANHSPAFWRLVRQYPQAERAQGYLIAKAEQA
- a CDS encoding DUF2277 domain-containing protein, which codes for MCRSIKTLRPPMTTDATSEDTRAAALQYVRKVTGFRDPSKANHDAFWSAVDEVARATQQVLDDLVIRSSQTRIERSVG
- the ppk2 gene encoding polyphosphate kinase 2, with protein sequence MTDPHRHIEDETVVSLAERNTRADFERRINELEDEVELLTKERDKALRKLEKDDQLRPYQVELLKLQNHLEANAERMIVVFEGRDAAGKGGTIRRVTRYMNEKRYRVVALGKPTEEHRTQWYFQRYVTQFPAGGEMVLFDRSWYSRAMVEPIFGFCTDSEYRAFLTGVTGFEKDLVRQGTILVKLYFSVSKEEQARRFARRLNDPLRQWKLSEVDLQAQDHWDDFTDMKYEMLKQTSTATAPWTIIRSGDKQAARVNAMRVILNSVPYEARNADLDFTPDSDVVISGARELELMEAQRIRVGRFTN
- a CDS encoding oxidoreductase; amino-acid sequence: MAARQGGWTEADVPDQSHKTAVVTGANSGLGFETSRVLFQRGAHVIMAVRRVDAGLTAASAITGLAAHSRLSVVELDLGNLESVRRFARALSVHPTIDLLVNNAGIMAVPRQSTVDGFDRQLGINHLGHFALTGHLLPQLLADGGGRVVTVSSDMHRMGQIRFDDLQGARRYGPWSAYGQSKLANLYFAYELARRARAVDARLLSMAAHPGYAATNLQLRSARERGKAERFWRGARRFAQSAARGALPQLRAATDPDAQTGTYYGPRRGLAGSATIVESSRRSHDENTARRLWEVSVDLTGAGYDFSSLSW
- a CDS encoding OmpA family protein, encoding MPPQGNGPEEHGTAGVPADDPWPGPQDAVDGPGHGEGNDQTPLGHDELVALRSSRHVARRPRRRKRWPWVSAIVVLLAGFAAYAVYTYAWPYAQDFLISRNVSSAAAGYPDLTTSFSDGVATVAGEIGTAADAELLIEAIGGIDGVEEVEVDLTVRSETLPRSLEETIVDALADVGITTVTPIVAGSRVTLVGSAADSAMVDLASTVVVGIDGVSQVLNRVVVAADAASAVGEVLRAAGFSTVVVVVRGNVAVLTGTVDADEDALAAADLVLSLAGIEKVDNRLIVGPTTGSTLVGAPTGTPDALVSSALTDAGFDGVFVTFDGATAYLDGVVPIGVLEEGYFAFVEEVRVIVENFGEPETVVNRLRLRGNEQDLRAELKELLDATPIVFLSGSSDLTLDGERALEEAARIILSQPGLQVFIAGHTDASGSADANEQLARQRGGVVFEQLVALGVPANRLAVVSYGELFPGEGSAEADRRIEFEVGP
- a CDS encoding ABC transporter substrate-binding protein encodes the protein MTATDETIYVGVLADLTGPFSGTVVDVVDAQLAFWSRLNDEGGIGGRQVEVLIANTGYDLATHVEKYAALKDRVVMFAHSTGSQQTLAVLPNLVEDNLLALPVTWYSGWSDPVLGRNLLETGSNYCMEAINTISYLADQHGATAGDAMKIALVTFPDDFGRDSAAGVRYAAEQLGVEIVYDGEGTVIPGQDLRPVAAEIAASGADYTWMATDPVSLVEIVGTALQLGYTGRWGVAMVSFSDRLLSTALGEYMADNMFMSTLILPLGAEADGMQEVVAVLTDAYPDRYPSTGLIEGYLEFVVAKTVLERATELGDLTPGGVVAAAGRIGSLSYGGLAPSNIYSGDAASTVTRATAIYRPDKALFDAQGGLEATLAAGAVSPLSPIRGFTASPLAADYDFQGPCFVFPTG
- a CDS encoding YqgE/AlgH family protein; the encoded protein is MTETLAGRLLVATPSLLDPNFYRTVVLMIEHDEDGALGVVLNRPLEIPVADYLEEWEYLVADPPVVFSGGPVQPEVALAVANGPHSTGDLSALIMEDIQLIDLDLDPAVVTFERIRVFSGYAAWAPRQLEGEINEGAWWVVDCLPDDPFVPDSGDLWSTVLRRQGGQLALFATLPEDPGLN
- a CDS encoding ribonuclease HII, which produces MTDTVPRLRPSIRSSSPSLDVERRFWAQGDRIVVGMDEVGRGSWAGPLTIGAVVLPPDRRVYKVRDSKMLTEDEREAMFDRIVEWVDRWSIGHATHEECDRLGMSEAQRLAARRALSGLGVSADRVLVDGNWDFVGNGRTRTLIKGDATSLTIAAASIVAKVTRDRIMRNEDAHFPAFNFAGNKGYPCPIHKAALQILGPSTIHRRSWAFMDAIPWNGVHRILRPEPQGRLFE
- a CDS encoding lysophospholipase, whose protein sequence is MTEPSKVETVQIASHQRLRRTWQATEPWATVLIVHGLAEHSGRYERTGGLLAEAGLTVYSFDLCGHGSSAGDRCHVDQFSDYLDEVEEELAAVRVAGLPVVLLGHSLGGLIVLDYLTSDRPAPDFAVASAPGLGGGKAWQRALAPVLGRFVPKLGIPTAIAGEQLSRDPAVGEAYFADPLVSTKTTARLGAELFEAGNRVRRRLGNLSVPTLVIHGGADDVVPPSISAPLADLPGVERRLYPKLRHEPLNEPEGPEVVADIVGWLRSAVAGPSV